One Lentibacillus cibarius DNA window includes the following coding sequences:
- a CDS encoding TetR/AcrR family transcriptional regulator: MNQKLDRRKKYTRMALKYSLITLLKIKPISTITVKEICERADINRSTFYTHYHDQFDLLEQIEEKMIADINTYLSQYNFTRDEKSLQMTEKLLEYIAANYDICQTLLNENGDHSFERRVMDVARTFLVRNWTEKNNMDADLSEYAGTFLISGSIYVIKQWLANNMDKPPKQIAQLINSIELNG, encoded by the coding sequence ATGAACCAAAAATTAGACCGCCGAAAAAAATATACTCGCATGGCCCTAAAATATAGTTTAATCACATTGTTAAAAATAAAACCAATTTCCACTATTACTGTCAAGGAAATTTGCGAACGAGCCGATATTAATCGATCCACTTTTTACACCCACTACCATGACCAATTCGATTTACTAGAACAAATAGAGGAAAAAATGATTGCCGATATCAATACTTATTTAAGTCAGTATAATTTCACGCGAGATGAAAAATCCCTGCAAATGACGGAAAAGCTATTGGAATATATCGCCGCCAATTATGACATCTGCCAAACACTTCTTAATGAAAATGGCGATCATTCCTTTGAAAGGCGAGTAATGGACGTCGCCCGCACATTCCTCGTAAGAAACTGGACGGAAAAAAACAACATGGATGCTGACTTATCCGAATACGCCGGAACCTTCCTCATTAGCGGAAGCATCTACGTCATCAAGCAGTGGCTTGCCAACAACATGGACAAGCCACCAAAACAAATCGCCCAACTAATCAATAGCATAGAACTTAACGGATAG